A genomic segment from Pseudomonas sp. S09G 359 encodes:
- a CDS encoding putative colanic acid biosynthesis acetyltransferase, translating into MSDFAQLKYVDTLPRSDKARRLLWSLVYQLLFRPTPRWMLHGWRRWLLRCFGAKVGVGCRIAPTCSIWAPWNLQVGDYTAIADGVDVYAMARITLGSKVTISQRSFLCTGTHDTRSLLRPLVTREIVIKDHVWVAAEAFIHPGCVLEEGCVVGARSVVTSDLAAWMICVGAPCRPLKPRDIAL; encoded by the coding sequence ATGAGCGATTTCGCCCAACTCAAGTATGTCGACACCTTGCCCCGCAGCGACAAGGCGCGCCGCCTGTTGTGGAGCCTGGTCTATCAACTGCTGTTTCGCCCCACGCCGCGCTGGATGCTGCATGGCTGGCGGCGTTGGCTGCTGCGCTGCTTTGGCGCCAAGGTCGGCGTGGGCTGCCGGATTGCGCCCACGTGCAGCATCTGGGCGCCATGGAACCTGCAGGTAGGTGACTACACCGCCATCGCCGATGGGGTCGACGTGTACGCCATGGCCAGGATCACCCTGGGCTCCAAAGTCACCATCAGCCAACGCAGCTTCCTGTGCACCGGCACCCACGACACTCGCAGCCTGCTGCGGCCGTTGGTGACGCGGGAGATCGTGATCAAGGACCACGTATGGGTGGCCGCCGAGGCCTTTATCCATCCCGGTTGCGTGCTGGAGGAGGGCTGTGTGGTCGGCGCGCGTTCGGTGGTCACCTCGGACCTGGCGGCCTGGATGATCTGCGTCGGTGCGCCATGCCGCCCTTTAAAACCTCGAGACATCGCACTATGA
- a CDS encoding nitroreductase family protein has translation MMDKAWKLMYFVSEFFRDMLRFIRHNGYSPLESRNKKLFYKILIETHTVEKGLSLKEPKPLFGKDKINAIIHMLNEYDRSYSALPLEMALGAFQGYLDLHRTLGISDDFVFYLDAYVEHLKRDGTLGTGGIKRAAPWLGNGGLDAKAFLQSRSSCRMFQAGKIDRHLLTSLVELAQSSPSQCNRQSSRVHVYQDRAVIAQLLDLQGGSRGFAQSVDNLFVVTSEVTAWGGAGQRNQLYVDGALFSMGLLLACHANGLGACPLNLAVLNSVENKIRSIGAIAASERLIMMIAVGLPLESHFRAARSPRRLTTEVLQLHGG, from the coding sequence ATGATGGATAAGGCATGGAAGTTGATGTATTTCGTCAGCGAGTTCTTTCGCGACATGCTCAGGTTTATTCGCCACAACGGCTATTCGCCGTTGGAAAGCCGCAACAAGAAGCTGTTCTACAAGATCCTGATCGAAACCCACACCGTGGAAAAAGGCCTGTCCCTCAAGGAGCCCAAGCCACTGTTCGGCAAGGACAAGATCAACGCCATCATCCATATGCTCAACGAGTACGACCGCAGCTATTCGGCGCTGCCGCTGGAGATGGCCCTGGGTGCTTTCCAGGGCTACCTCGACCTGCACCGTACCTTGGGCATCAGCGATGATTTTGTATTTTACCTCGACGCCTACGTGGAGCACCTCAAGCGCGACGGCACTCTCGGCACGGGCGGCATCAAGCGCGCCGCGCCGTGGCTGGGCAACGGTGGGCTCGACGCCAAGGCGTTCCTGCAATCGCGCTCCAGTTGCCGCATGTTCCAGGCCGGCAAGATCGACCGCCACTTGCTGACCTCGCTGGTGGAACTGGCGCAGTCGTCACCGTCGCAGTGCAACCGCCAGTCGTCGCGGGTGCACGTGTATCAGGACCGCGCGGTGATCGCGCAATTGCTCGACCTGCAAGGCGGCTCGCGTGGGTTTGCGCAGTCGGTGGACAACCTGTTCGTGGTCACCTCGGAAGTCACCGCCTGGGGCGGCGCCGGCCAGCGCAACCAGCTGTATGTGGACGGCGCGCTGTTTTCCATGGGCCTGCTGTTGGCCTGCCATGCCAATGGCCTGGGCGCCTGCCCGCTGAACCTGGCGGTGCTCAATTCAGTCGAAAACAAGATCCGCAGCATTGGCGCCATTGCGGCCAGCGAGCGGTTGATCATGATGATCGCCGTGGGCCTGCCCCTGGAAAGCCACTTCCGCGCCGCGCGTTCACCGCGCCGGCTGACCACCGAAGTCCTGCAACTGCACGGTGGTTGA
- a CDS encoding glycosyltransferase family 2 protein yields the protein MKRETVSVIILTYNESLHIARAIDSVRAFSDEVLVVDSFSSDDTCDIARRHGALVVQHAFVNQAKQFQWALDHLPITGNWTMRLDADEIIEADLAAEINARLPGLADDISGINFKRKHIFMGRWVRHGGRYPLRMLRLWRTGLGRMEDRWMDEHISVAEGRTITLEGGFADHNLHDLTFFTHKHNGYATREAIEVLNARLGLFAIRDELHTGQSSLQAKVKRLVKNRLYNRVPFTLSSTAYFLWRYIIQLGFLDGRSGLVYHLLQGYWYRFLVGAKVLELETAIAHLNDKEAIVRELSKLTGHNLNLPTPK from the coding sequence ATGAAGCGTGAAACCGTCAGCGTGATCATCCTCACCTACAACGAAAGCCTGCACATCGCCCGGGCGATCGACTCGGTGCGCGCCTTCAGCGATGAAGTGCTGGTGGTGGACTCGTTCTCCAGCGACGACACCTGTGACATCGCCCGGCGCCACGGTGCGCTGGTGGTGCAGCACGCGTTCGTCAACCAGGCGAAGCAGTTCCAGTGGGCCCTGGACCATTTGCCGATTACCGGCAACTGGACGATGCGCCTGGACGCCGACGAAATCATCGAGGCCGACCTGGCTGCCGAAATCAATGCTCGGCTGCCGGGCCTGGCCGACGATATCAGCGGCATCAACTTCAAGCGCAAGCATATTTTCATGGGCCGCTGGGTGCGCCACGGCGGCCGTTACCCATTGCGAATGCTGCGGCTGTGGCGCACGGGGCTGGGGCGCATGGAAGACCGCTGGATGGACGAGCACATCTCGGTGGCGGAGGGCCGCACCATCACCCTGGAAGGCGGGTTTGCCGACCATAACCTGCACGACTTGACCTTCTTCACCCATAAACACAACGGGTACGCCACCCGCGAAGCGATCGAAGTGCTTAACGCGCGGCTGGGGCTGTTTGCGATTCGCGATGAACTGCATACGGGGCAGAGTTCGTTGCAGGCCAAGGTCAAGCGCCTGGTCAAGAACCGTTTGTACAACCGTGTGCCGTTCACCCTGAGTTCCACCGCCTATTTCCTCTGGCGCTACATCATCCAGCTGGGGTTTCTCGATGGCCGCAGCGGCCTGGTCTATCACCTGCTCCAGGGCTATTGGTACCGCTTCCTGGTGGGCGCCAAGGTACTGGAGCTGGAAACCGCAATTGCGCATTTAAACGATAAGGAAGCCATTGTCCGGGAACTTTCAAAGTTGACCGGGCATAACTTGAACCTGCCCACACCGAAGTAA
- the gmd gene encoding GDP-mannose 4,6-dehydratase, translating to MNKVALITGITGQDGSYLAELLLEKGYTVHGLKRRSSSFNTQRIDHIYQDPQALHKNLILHYGDLADSSNLTRIIQQIQPDEIYNLGAQSHVAVSFDSPEYTADVDALGTLRILEAIRLLGLEKKTRFYQASTSELYGLVQETPQKETTPFYPRSPYAVAKLYAYWITVNFREAYGLYACNGILFNHESPRRGETFVTRKITRALTNIALGLEQCLYMGNMDALRDWGHAKDYVRMQWMMLQQEVPEDFVIATGVQYSVREFICWSAAELGVRLRFEGAGVDEVAVVEQVDGDLAPGILVGDVIVRVDPRYFRPAEVETLLGDPAKAKRILGWVPEISAQQMCAEMVREDLKVAQRHALLRLHGHDAPIAVEN from the coding sequence ATGAACAAAGTTGCGCTCATCACCGGAATCACCGGTCAGGATGGCTCGTACCTGGCGGAACTATTGCTGGAAAAAGGCTATACCGTGCACGGCCTCAAGCGACGTTCGTCGTCGTTCAATACCCAGCGCATCGATCATATTTACCAGGACCCTCAAGCCCTGCATAAAAACCTGATCCTGCACTATGGCGACCTGGCGGACTCGTCGAACCTGACACGCATCATCCAGCAGATCCAGCCCGACGAAATCTATAACCTCGGCGCCCAGTCCCACGTCGCCGTGAGCTTTGACTCGCCGGAATACACCGCCGATGTGGATGCCCTGGGCACCTTGCGCATCCTCGAGGCGATTCGCCTGCTCGGCCTGGAAAAAAAGACCCGCTTCTACCAGGCCTCGACCTCCGAGCTGTACGGGCTGGTGCAGGAAACCCCGCAGAAAGAAACCACGCCGTTCTACCCGCGCTCGCCCTATGCGGTGGCCAAGCTGTATGCCTACTGGATCACCGTAAATTTTCGCGAGGCCTATGGGCTGTACGCGTGTAACGGCATCCTGTTCAACCACGAGTCGCCGCGGCGTGGTGAAACCTTCGTGACCCGCAAGATCACCCGCGCGCTGACCAATATCGCCCTGGGCCTGGAACAGTGCTTGTACATGGGCAACATGGACGCGCTGCGCGACTGGGGTCACGCCAAGGACTACGTGCGCATGCAGTGGATGATGCTGCAACAGGAGGTGCCCGAGGACTTTGTGATCGCCACCGGCGTGCAGTATTCGGTGCGTGAGTTCATTTGCTGGTCGGCGGCGGAACTGGGGGTGCGCTTGCGCTTCGAAGGCGCGGGCGTGGACGAAGTGGCGGTGGTCGAGCAGGTAGACGGCGACCTGGCGCCGGGCATCCTGGTGGGGGATGTGATTGTGCGCGTCGACCCGCGCTACTTCCGCCCGGCGGAGGTGGAAACCTTGCTTGGCGACCCGGCCAAGGCCAAGCGCATCCTCGGCTGGGTGCCTGAGATCAGTGCACAGCAAATGTGTGCGGAGATGGTGCGCGAAGACCTGAAAGTCGCCCAGCGCCACGCCTTGTTGCGCCTGCACGGGCATGACGCGCCGATCGCCGTGGAGAACTGA
- a CDS encoding GDP-L-fucose synthase, producing MARDLDARIFVAGHRGMVGSAIVRRLWALGYTQILTAGRDELDLLDPAAVQAYFARHRVGQVYLAAAKVGGIHANATYPADFIYQNLMIQANVIHAAHSHDVQKLLFLGSSCIYPVHAPQPMIEAVLLDGALEPTNEPYAVAKIAGIKLCESYNRQHGRDYRSVMPTNLYGPGDNYHPENSHVIAALLRRFHEATQRGDDEVVIWGSGRPRREFLHVDDMAAASVHVMEISQERYREQTQPMCSHLNVGTGVDCTIAELAQALVRVTGFNGRLRFDAGKPDGAPRKLLDVSRINALGWEAYVPLEEGLRDAYNAYLAALEQPRGQ from the coding sequence ATGGCACGCGATCTTGATGCACGGATCTTTGTCGCCGGCCATCGTGGCATGGTGGGTTCCGCGATTGTGCGGCGGTTGTGGGCGCTGGGGTATACGCAGATTCTCACGGCCGGCCGCGATGAACTGGACCTGCTCGACCCGGCGGCGGTGCAGGCGTACTTCGCCAGGCACCGGGTGGGCCAGGTGTACCTGGCGGCGGCCAAGGTCGGCGGGATTCACGCCAACGCGACTTACCCGGCCGACTTCATCTACCAGAACCTGATGATCCAGGCCAATGTGATCCATGCCGCCCATAGCCACGACGTGCAGAAGCTGTTGTTTCTCGGCTCATCGTGTATCTACCCGGTGCATGCGCCGCAGCCGATGATCGAGGCAGTGTTGTTGGACGGCGCGCTGGAGCCGACGAACGAACCCTATGCGGTGGCCAAGATCGCTGGCATCAAGTTGTGCGAGAGCTACAACCGCCAGCACGGCCGTGATTATCGCAGCGTGATGCCCACCAACCTGTACGGGCCTGGCGATAACTATCACCCGGAAAACAGCCATGTGATCGCGGCCTTGCTGCGCCGCTTTCACGAGGCGACGCAGCGCGGTGACGACGAGGTGGTGATCTGGGGCAGCGGACGGCCCCGGCGTGAGTTCCTGCACGTGGATGACATGGCGGCGGCCAGCGTGCATGTGATGGAAATCAGCCAGGAGCGCTATCGCGAGCAGACCCAGCCGATGTGCTCGCACTTGAACGTCGGCACGGGGGTCGATTGCACTATCGCCGAGCTGGCCCAGGCGCTGGTGCGGGTCACCGGTTTCAACGGGCGCTTGCGCTTCGATGCCGGTAAACCCGACGGCGCGCCGCGCAAGCTACTGGATGTGAGCCGCATCAATGCCCTGGGCTGGGAAGCCTATGTGCCGCTTGAGGAAGGCCTGCGCGATGCCTATAACGCCTATCTCGCCGCCCTCGAACAGCCTCGGGGCCAGTGA
- a CDS encoding glycosyltransferase WbuB: MKILLYGINYSPELTGIGKYSGEQARWMAGQGHEVRVVTAPPYYPQWQVGEGYSAWRFCTEQDAGVTVIRCPLYVPRQPTGLTRLLHLASFSASSMLAVLAQLRWKPDLVILVVPTLFCAPQALLLAKLSGARSVLHIQDYEVDAMFGLGIGGGSLLRRVAFGIERWLLRRFDRVSTISTGMLDKARGKGVLGKRLVFFPNWSETARFRQVSRSRALLERLGVAPGTRVLLYAGNIGEKQGLELILEAAQAHAERADLVFLIVGQGTGKARLLERVEHAGLRNVLFAPLQAYDALPALLASADAHLVIQKRGVADAVLPSKLTNILAVGGNAIITADPGTTLGRLCEEHPGIAVLIEPESVAALNAGIERVLALPPRNEVALNYAKEFLDKERILQRFLAQV, translated from the coding sequence ATGAAGATCCTTCTGTATGGCATCAACTACAGCCCGGAACTCACTGGCATCGGCAAGTACAGCGGTGAGCAGGCGCGCTGGATGGCGGGCCAGGGCCATGAAGTGCGCGTGGTGACGGCCCCGCCGTATTACCCGCAGTGGCAGGTGGGCGAGGGCTATTCGGCGTGGCGTTTTTGCACCGAGCAGGATGCCGGCGTGACGGTGATTCGTTGCCCGCTGTATGTGCCGCGCCAGCCCACCGGGTTGACGCGTTTGTTGCACCTGGCGAGCTTCTCTGCCAGCTCGATGCTGGCGGTATTGGCGCAACTGCGCTGGAAGCCGGACCTGGTGATCCTGGTGGTGCCCACGTTGTTTTGTGCGCCCCAGGCGCTGTTGCTGGCCAAGCTCAGTGGTGCGCGCTCGGTGCTGCATATCCAGGATTACGAGGTGGATGCGATGTTCGGCCTCGGTATCGGTGGCGGTTCGCTGTTGCGCCGCGTGGCGTTTGGCATCGAGCGCTGGCTGTTGCGGCGCTTTGACCGGGTCTCGACGATTTCCACCGGCATGCTCGACAAGGCCCGTGGCAAAGGGGTTCTTGGCAAGCGGCTGGTGTTCTTTCCGAACTGGTCGGAGACCGCGCGTTTTCGCCAGGTATCGCGCAGTCGCGCACTGTTGGAGCGCCTCGGCGTAGCCCCCGGCACACGGGTGTTGTTGTACGCCGGCAACATTGGTGAAAAGCAGGGCCTGGAGCTGATCCTCGAGGCCGCACAGGCCCATGCCGAGCGTGCGGACCTGGTATTTCTGATCGTCGGGCAGGGCACCGGCAAGGCGCGCTTGCTCGAGCGTGTAGAGCATGCCGGCCTGCGCAATGTGCTGTTTGCGCCGTTGCAAGCCTATGACGCTTTACCGGCACTGCTGGCCTCGGCCGACGCGCACCTGGTGATCCAGAAACGCGGGGTGGCCGACGCGGTATTGCCCTCCAAGCTCACCAATATCCTGGCGGTGGGCGGCAACGCCATCATCACCGCCGACCCCGGCACCACCCTCGGCCGCCTGTGCGAGGAACACCCGGGCATTGCGGTGTTGATTGAGCCGGAGTCGGTCGCGGCCCTGAACGCGGGGATCGAGCGGGTGTTGGCATTGCCGCCGCGCAATGAAGTGGCGTTGAACTACGCCAAGGAGTTCCTCGACAAGGAACGCATTCTGCAACGTTTTCTGGCACAGGTTTGA
- a CDS encoding GDP-mannose mannosyl hydrolase, whose amino-acid sequence MWLDSPTFTTVVASTPLVAIDLVVTNSRGDALLGLRVNRPAYGFWFVPGGRIQKNERLDSAFRRITHDELGRSFERAQARLLGVFEHFYDDSVFANAGSGPDTHYVVLSYCLELADDETLQPPTEQHQQYRWWPQDELRFSSRVHEHTRAYF is encoded by the coding sequence ATGTGGCTTGATTCACCGACCTTCACGACGGTCGTCGCGTCGACGCCACTGGTGGCGATCGACTTGGTAGTAACAAACAGCCGGGGCGATGCCTTGCTGGGCCTGCGGGTCAACCGGCCGGCCTATGGCTTCTGGTTCGTGCCCGGCGGGCGTATCCAGAAAAACGAACGCCTGGACAGCGCATTCCGGCGCATCACCCATGACGAACTGGGGCGCAGCTTTGAGCGGGCCCAGGCGCGGCTTCTGGGGGTGTTCGAGCACTTTTACGATGACAGCGTGTTTGCCAACGCAGGGTCCGGGCCGGACACCCATTACGTGGTGCTCAGCTACTGCCTGGAACTGGCCGATGACGAAACCCTGCAGCCGCCCACGGAGCAGCATCAGCAATACCGCTGGTGGCCCCAGGACGAACTGCGCTTCAGCTCGCGGGTGCATGAACACACCCGTGCCTATTTCTGA